A genomic window from Sorex araneus isolate mSorAra2 chromosome 2, mSorAra2.pri, whole genome shotgun sequence includes:
- the ANKRD24 gene encoding ankyrin repeat domain-containing protein 24 isoform X2 produces the protein MKQLCLCAAASLALRLGPTDLGSCPPCGPCPIPKPAARGRRQSQEWSKSDERLLQAVENNDPTRVAALIARKGLVPTKLDPEGKSAFHLAAMRGAAGCLEVMLCHGADVMSTDGAGYNALHLAAKYRHPECLKPLLQASCVVDVVDSSGWTALHHAAAGGCLQCSEMLCSFKAQLNPRDRSGTTPLLIAAQMCHTDLCRLLLQRGAAPNEQDLQGRTALMLACEGASPETVEVLLQGGARPGITDALGQDAAHYGAAAGDKLILHLLQEAAQRPSLPSEDDSGEASSQNSVSSHEKGGGPKKRKAPQPPASIPVPDDRDAYEEIVRLRQEKGRLLQKIRGLEQHRKQELPEAEASSLHSLERQVQELQQLLAEKQEEKESLGREVESLQSRLSLMENERENTSYDVDTLQDEEDLPGTDALLSKPPTPPSHELLAALRDQVSTLTKQNQELMEKVQILENFEKDEVEMNGSAEVIPLALYDALRAEFDQLRRQHSEALKVLEQQEAQGTPGEEEVASGGDKGTGATAPRNGPADREFRDAAIPETKINGAEATDEEAAGAETTEAGTPEEAPTDAEVTAKKATDAEAVEADGVGTEALGLKTSGAEVTEAKARDEGRNPGTKVRGTETNDAEALGAEATDAEATDAGATHTVAEEPELRVNGVAVVKAELPGTEATNKEALETEATEGEATGEAATGAEATALTVSTGPVLHPGAAEASEKLQAELETRIRNLEEALRQREREAAAELEAARGKCKAAEAEAGRLRERMREAEGSGGSGGDAGQLRAALEQAREDLRARDARLRELEATCSHLDEARAGRLLAEEEARGLRAELAQREEVRLEQSRELQALREQLATATAAGEQHLATATQLGHARDVAEARVAELAAACEEARRGLAELREASENLRQASVPASEHHRLQEEALELRGRAASLEQEVVATSKEAARLRAELERERVGSVARLEHDRVVGALQAEVARLQGQLEELGRRHEKTSAEVFQVQREALFMKSERHAAEAQLATAEQQLRGLRTEAERARQAQSRAQEALDKAKEKDKKITELSKEVFSLKEALKDQPAAPNSTEVEALRGQVKALQEQLEEAAKEHSAVVALYRSHLLYAIQGQMDEDVQRILSQILQMQRLQAQGH, from the exons ATGAAGCAGCTGTGCCTTTGCGCCGCAGCCTCGTTAGCG ctgcGGCTCGGCCCCACCGACCTTGGTTCCTGCCCGCCCTGCGGCCCCTGCCCCATCCCGAAACCGGCAGCCAGAGGCAGGCGCCAG agccaggagtggagcAAGAGTGACGAGCGGCTGCTGCAGGCCGTGGAGAACAATGACCCGACCCGTGTGGCCGCCCTCATCGCCCGCAAGGGGCTGGTGCCCACCAAGCTGGACCCCGAGGGCAAGTCCGC GTTCCACCTGGCAGCCATGAGGGGTGCGGCCGGCTGTCTGGAGGTGATGCTGTGCCACGGCGCTGACGTCATGAGCACTGATGGGGCAG GTTACAACGCCCTCCACCTGGCCGCCAAGTACAGGCACCCCGAGTGCTTGAAGCCATTGCTCCAG GCTTCCTGTGTGGTGGATGTCGTGGACAGCAGTGGCTGGACCGCTCTGCACCATGCAG CTGCTGGTGGCTGTCTCCAGTGCTCCGAAATGCTCTGCTCCTTCAAGGCACAACTGAATCCTCGAGATCGG tcAGGTACGACACCCCTCCTCATAGCAGCTCAGATGTGTCACACGGATCTCTGCCGCCTCCTTCTGCAGCGGGGGGCGGCGCCCAATGAGCAGGACCTCCAAGGCAG GACGGCGCTGATGCTGGCCTGCGAGGGCGCCAGCCCCGAGACGGTGGAGGTGCTGCTGCAgggcggggcgcggccgggcATCACCGATGCGCTGGGCCAGGACGCCGCTCACTACGGCGCCGCGGCGGGGGACAAGCTCATCCTTCACCTGCTGCAGGAGGCGGCCCAGCGGCCCTCGCTGCCCAGCG aggaTGACTCCGGAGAAGCTTCATCTCAG AACTCTGTATCCAGCCATGAAAAAGGAGGGGGTCCCAAGAAGCGGAAGGCACCGCAGCCCCCCGCCAGCATCCCAGTGCCG GACGATCGAGATGCCTATGAGGAGATCGTGAGGCTGAGGCAGGAGAAGGGCCGTTTGCTTCAGAAGATCCGGGGCCTGGAGCAGCACCGGAAGCAGGAG CTGCCGGAGGCTGAGGCCAGCTCCCTGCACAGCCTGGAGAGacag GTGCAAGAGCTCCAGCAGCTGCTGGccgagaagcaggaggagaaggagagtcTGGGGCGGGAGGTGGAAAGTTTGCAGAGTCGCCTGTCCCTGATGGAG AATGAGCGAGAAAACACCAGCTATGACGTGGACACGCTGCAGGATGAGGAGGACCTTCCTG gcacCGACGCTCTGCTCTCTAAGCCGCCGACTCCACCATCCCACGAACTCTTAGCCGCGCTGCGGGACCAGGTGTCCACCCTCACCAAACAGAACCAGGAACTGATGGAGAAAGtccag ATTCTGGAGAACTTCGAGAAGGATGAGGTGGAGATGAATGGCTCCGCGGAGGTCATCCCCCTGGCCTTGTATGACGCCCTCCGGGCTGAGTTTGACCAGCTACGCAGGCAGCACAGTGAGGCACTGAAGGTGTTGGAGCAACAAGAAGCACAAGGGACCCCTGGAGAAGAGGAAGTAGCCTCTGGGGGTGACAAGGGCACGGGAGCCACGGCCCCAAGAAACGGGCCAGCAGACAGAGAGTTCAGGGACGCAGCCAttccagaaaccaaaataaacgGGGCTGAGGCCACAGATGAGGAAGCTGCAGGAGCTGAAACCACAGAGGCCGGGACCCCAGAGGAAGCCCCCACGGACGCTGAGGTAACGGCAAAAAAGGCCACAGATGCGGAGGCCGTGGAAGCCGACGGTGTTGGGACCGAGGCCTTGGGCCTCAAAACCAGTGGGGCTGAGGTCACAGAAGCGAAAGCCAGAGATGAGGGACGAAACCCAGGGACAAAAGTCAGGGGAACGGAAACCAACGATGCAGAGGCCTTGGGGGCAGAGGCCACGGACGCAGAGGCCACGGATGCTGGCGCCACTCACACAGTAGCAGAGGAACCTGAACTAAGGGTCAACGGGGTGGCAGTTGTGAAGGCAGAGCTCCCGGGTACAGAGGCCACAAACAAGGAGGCCTTGGAGACGGAGGCCACGGAAGGAGAGGCCACGGGTGAGGCAGCCACTGGAGCGGAAGCCACGGCCCTGACTGTCTCCACTGGCCCTGTCCTTCACCCTGGTGCCGCCGAGGCCTCGGAGAAGCTGCAAGCAGAGCTGGAGACTCGAATCCGGAATTTGGAGGAGGCGCTCCGCCAGCGGGAGCGGGAGGCAGCCGCCGAACTGGAGGCCGCCCGGGGCAAGTGTAAGGCCGCGGAGGCCGAGGCGGGCCGGCTCCGGGAGCGCATGCGGGAGGCCGAGGGCAGCGGGGGCAGCGGCGGTGATGCGGGACAGCTGCGGGCCGCCCTGGAACAGGCCCGGGAGGACCTCCGAGCCCGGGATGCGCGCCTGCGGGAACTGGAGgccacctgctcccatctggatGAGGCCCGGGCCGGCCGGCTGCTGGCCGAGGAGGAGGCCCGGGGCCTGCGGGCCGAGCTGGCCCAGCGGGAGGAGGTGAGGCTGGAGCAGAGCCGGGAGCTCCAGGCCCTGCGGGAACAGCTGGCCACGGCCACGGCCGCCGGGGAGCAGCACCTTGCCACGGCCACGCAACTGGGCCACGCTCGGGACGTGGCGGAGGCCAGAGTGGCCGAGCTGGCCGCCGCCTGTGAGGAAGCCCGGCGGGGCCTGGCAGAGCTGCGCGAGGCCTCGGAAAATCTGCGCCAGGCCTCGGTGCCCGCCTCCGAGCACCACCGGCTGCAGGAAGAAGCCCTGGAGCTGCGGGGCCGCGCGGCCAGCCTGGAGCAGGAGGTGGTGGCCACCAGCAAGGAGGCGGCGCGGCTGCGGGCCGAGCTGGAGCGGGAGCGAGTGGGCAGCGTGGCCCGCCTGGAGCATGACCGCGTCGTGGGTGCGCTGCAGGCCGAGGTCGCCCGGCTGCAAGGGCAATTGGAGGAGCTGGGCCGGCGGCACGAGAAGACCAGCGCCGAGGTCTTTCAG GTGCAGAGGGAGGCGCTGTTCATGAAGAGCGAGCGGCACGCGGCCGAGGCCCAGCTGGCCACGGCGGAACAGCAGCTGCGGGGGCTGCGGACAGAGGCGGAGCGGGCACGCCAGGCCCAGAGCCGCGCGCAGGAGGCCCTGGACAAAGCCAAGGAGAAAGACAAGAAG ATCACAGAGTTGTCTAAGGAAGTCTTTAGTCTTAAAGAGGCTCTGAAGGACCAGCCGGCAGCCCCGAACAGCACGGAGGTGGAGGCACTCCGCGGTCAAGTGAAAGCTTTGCAGGAGCAGTTGGAG GAGGCTGCCAAGGAGCACAGCGCGGTGGTCGCCTTGTATCGAAGCCACCTGCTCTATGCCATCCAG GGTCAGATGGATGAAGACGTGCAGAGAATCCTGAGCCAGATCCTACAAATGCAAAGACTTCAAGCTCAGGGTCATTGA
- the ANKRD24 gene encoding ankyrin repeat domain-containing protein 24 isoform X4 has protein sequence MKQLCLCAAASLASQEWSKSDERLLQAVENNDPTRVAALIARKGLVPTKLDPEGKSAFHLAAMRGAAGCLEVMLCHGADVMSTDGAGYNALHLAAKYRHPECLKPLLQASCVVDVVDSSGWTALHHAAAGGCLQCSEMLCSFKAQLNPRDRSGTTPLLIAAQMCHTDLCRLLLQRGAAPNEQDLQGRTALMLACEGASPETVEVLLQGGARPGITDALGQDAAHYGAAAGDKLILHLLQEAAQRPSLPSEDDSGEASSQNSVSSHEKGGGPKKRKAPQPPASIPVPDDRDAYEEIVRLRQEKGRLLQKIRGLEQHRKQELPEAEASSLHSLERQVQELQQLLAEKQEEKESLGREVESLQSRLSLMENERENTSYDVDTLQDEEDLPGTDALLSKPPTPPSHELLAALRDQVSTLTKQNQELMEKVQILENFEKDEVEMNGSAEVIPLALYDALRAEFDQLRRQHSEALKVLEQQEAQGTPGEEEVASGGDKGTGATAPRNGPADREFRDAAIPETKINGAEATDEEAAGAETTEAGTPEEAPTDAEVTAKKATDAEAVEADGVGTEALGLKTSGAEVTEAKARDEGRNPGTKVRGTETNDAEALGAEATDAEATDAGATHTVAEEPELRVNGVAVVKAELPGTEATNKEALETEATEGEATGEAATGAEATALTVSTGPVLHPGAAEASEKLQAELETRIRNLEEALRQREREAAAELEAARGKCKAAEAEAGRLRERMREAEGSGGSGGDAGQLRAALEQAREDLRARDARLRELEATCSHLDEARAGRLLAEEEARGLRAELAQREEVRLEQSRELQALREQLATATAAGEQHLATATQLGHARDVAEARVAELAAACEEARRGLAELREASENLRQASVPASEHHRLQEEALELRGRAASLEQEVVATSKEAARLRAELERERVGSVARLEHDRVVGALQAEVARLQGQLEELGRRHEKTSAEVFQVQREALFMKSERHAAEAQLATAEQQLRGLRTEAERARQAQSRAQEALDKAKEKDKKITELSKEVFSLKEALKDQPAAPNSTEVEALRGQVKALQEQLEEAAKEHSAVVALYRSHLLYAIQGQMDEDVQRILSQILQMQRLQAQGH, from the exons ATGAAGCAGCTGTGCCTTTGCGCCGCAGCCTCGTTAGCG agccaggagtggagcAAGAGTGACGAGCGGCTGCTGCAGGCCGTGGAGAACAATGACCCGACCCGTGTGGCCGCCCTCATCGCCCGCAAGGGGCTGGTGCCCACCAAGCTGGACCCCGAGGGCAAGTCCGC GTTCCACCTGGCAGCCATGAGGGGTGCGGCCGGCTGTCTGGAGGTGATGCTGTGCCACGGCGCTGACGTCATGAGCACTGATGGGGCAG GTTACAACGCCCTCCACCTGGCCGCCAAGTACAGGCACCCCGAGTGCTTGAAGCCATTGCTCCAG GCTTCCTGTGTGGTGGATGTCGTGGACAGCAGTGGCTGGACCGCTCTGCACCATGCAG CTGCTGGTGGCTGTCTCCAGTGCTCCGAAATGCTCTGCTCCTTCAAGGCACAACTGAATCCTCGAGATCGG tcAGGTACGACACCCCTCCTCATAGCAGCTCAGATGTGTCACACGGATCTCTGCCGCCTCCTTCTGCAGCGGGGGGCGGCGCCCAATGAGCAGGACCTCCAAGGCAG GACGGCGCTGATGCTGGCCTGCGAGGGCGCCAGCCCCGAGACGGTGGAGGTGCTGCTGCAgggcggggcgcggccgggcATCACCGATGCGCTGGGCCAGGACGCCGCTCACTACGGCGCCGCGGCGGGGGACAAGCTCATCCTTCACCTGCTGCAGGAGGCGGCCCAGCGGCCCTCGCTGCCCAGCG aggaTGACTCCGGAGAAGCTTCATCTCAG AACTCTGTATCCAGCCATGAAAAAGGAGGGGGTCCCAAGAAGCGGAAGGCACCGCAGCCCCCCGCCAGCATCCCAGTGCCG GACGATCGAGATGCCTATGAGGAGATCGTGAGGCTGAGGCAGGAGAAGGGCCGTTTGCTTCAGAAGATCCGGGGCCTGGAGCAGCACCGGAAGCAGGAG CTGCCGGAGGCTGAGGCCAGCTCCCTGCACAGCCTGGAGAGacag GTGCAAGAGCTCCAGCAGCTGCTGGccgagaagcaggaggagaaggagagtcTGGGGCGGGAGGTGGAAAGTTTGCAGAGTCGCCTGTCCCTGATGGAG AATGAGCGAGAAAACACCAGCTATGACGTGGACACGCTGCAGGATGAGGAGGACCTTCCTG gcacCGACGCTCTGCTCTCTAAGCCGCCGACTCCACCATCCCACGAACTCTTAGCCGCGCTGCGGGACCAGGTGTCCACCCTCACCAAACAGAACCAGGAACTGATGGAGAAAGtccag ATTCTGGAGAACTTCGAGAAGGATGAGGTGGAGATGAATGGCTCCGCGGAGGTCATCCCCCTGGCCTTGTATGACGCCCTCCGGGCTGAGTTTGACCAGCTACGCAGGCAGCACAGTGAGGCACTGAAGGTGTTGGAGCAACAAGAAGCACAAGGGACCCCTGGAGAAGAGGAAGTAGCCTCTGGGGGTGACAAGGGCACGGGAGCCACGGCCCCAAGAAACGGGCCAGCAGACAGAGAGTTCAGGGACGCAGCCAttccagaaaccaaaataaacgGGGCTGAGGCCACAGATGAGGAAGCTGCAGGAGCTGAAACCACAGAGGCCGGGACCCCAGAGGAAGCCCCCACGGACGCTGAGGTAACGGCAAAAAAGGCCACAGATGCGGAGGCCGTGGAAGCCGACGGTGTTGGGACCGAGGCCTTGGGCCTCAAAACCAGTGGGGCTGAGGTCACAGAAGCGAAAGCCAGAGATGAGGGACGAAACCCAGGGACAAAAGTCAGGGGAACGGAAACCAACGATGCAGAGGCCTTGGGGGCAGAGGCCACGGACGCAGAGGCCACGGATGCTGGCGCCACTCACACAGTAGCAGAGGAACCTGAACTAAGGGTCAACGGGGTGGCAGTTGTGAAGGCAGAGCTCCCGGGTACAGAGGCCACAAACAAGGAGGCCTTGGAGACGGAGGCCACGGAAGGAGAGGCCACGGGTGAGGCAGCCACTGGAGCGGAAGCCACGGCCCTGACTGTCTCCACTGGCCCTGTCCTTCACCCTGGTGCCGCCGAGGCCTCGGAGAAGCTGCAAGCAGAGCTGGAGACTCGAATCCGGAATTTGGAGGAGGCGCTCCGCCAGCGGGAGCGGGAGGCAGCCGCCGAACTGGAGGCCGCCCGGGGCAAGTGTAAGGCCGCGGAGGCCGAGGCGGGCCGGCTCCGGGAGCGCATGCGGGAGGCCGAGGGCAGCGGGGGCAGCGGCGGTGATGCGGGACAGCTGCGGGCCGCCCTGGAACAGGCCCGGGAGGACCTCCGAGCCCGGGATGCGCGCCTGCGGGAACTGGAGgccacctgctcccatctggatGAGGCCCGGGCCGGCCGGCTGCTGGCCGAGGAGGAGGCCCGGGGCCTGCGGGCCGAGCTGGCCCAGCGGGAGGAGGTGAGGCTGGAGCAGAGCCGGGAGCTCCAGGCCCTGCGGGAACAGCTGGCCACGGCCACGGCCGCCGGGGAGCAGCACCTTGCCACGGCCACGCAACTGGGCCACGCTCGGGACGTGGCGGAGGCCAGAGTGGCCGAGCTGGCCGCCGCCTGTGAGGAAGCCCGGCGGGGCCTGGCAGAGCTGCGCGAGGCCTCGGAAAATCTGCGCCAGGCCTCGGTGCCCGCCTCCGAGCACCACCGGCTGCAGGAAGAAGCCCTGGAGCTGCGGGGCCGCGCGGCCAGCCTGGAGCAGGAGGTGGTGGCCACCAGCAAGGAGGCGGCGCGGCTGCGGGCCGAGCTGGAGCGGGAGCGAGTGGGCAGCGTGGCCCGCCTGGAGCATGACCGCGTCGTGGGTGCGCTGCAGGCCGAGGTCGCCCGGCTGCAAGGGCAATTGGAGGAGCTGGGCCGGCGGCACGAGAAGACCAGCGCCGAGGTCTTTCAG GTGCAGAGGGAGGCGCTGTTCATGAAGAGCGAGCGGCACGCGGCCGAGGCCCAGCTGGCCACGGCGGAACAGCAGCTGCGGGGGCTGCGGACAGAGGCGGAGCGGGCACGCCAGGCCCAGAGCCGCGCGCAGGAGGCCCTGGACAAAGCCAAGGAGAAAGACAAGAAG ATCACAGAGTTGTCTAAGGAAGTCTTTAGTCTTAAAGAGGCTCTGAAGGACCAGCCGGCAGCCCCGAACAGCACGGAGGTGGAGGCACTCCGCGGTCAAGTGAAAGCTTTGCAGGAGCAGTTGGAG GAGGCTGCCAAGGAGCACAGCGCGGTGGTCGCCTTGTATCGAAGCCACCTGCTCTATGCCATCCAG GGTCAGATGGATGAAGACGTGCAGAGAATCCTGAGCCAGATCCTACAAATGCAAAGACTTCAAGCTCAGGGTCATTGA